The Sparus aurata chromosome 12, fSpaAur1.1, whole genome shotgun sequence sequence AGGGCACAGGTAGGTAAAAGATTTGACGAACATTTACAGCACGTGCCTGCTACTGTTATGTCAAATGAAGGAGAGATGATAGGTGAAGTTATGAACAACGAAGAAAAACGtgaaaaaaaccaacacattttTCTGTAATGATTTCCAACAAACCTGTCTTTTTGAGATGACTTTCCCAGAGGAGAAAGGCTtttgaaagaaaagcagaatAACAGCACTCCTGAGGAAGGAAGAGGATCACCGTCAGCATCTTGTCGTAATGCATAAATCAAAAAATACAGAGCAACACGGAGTACAACTTACCCTAATTTTAGTATAAAGATGAACTGGACAATGTGAACAACCTTTAGGATATCGTAAGATTCAAAGATCCCAAGAGCCTTGAGGATCTTCGTGACAACCAGTAAAACTATGTATCTGGTTAACCTGAGGAGGAAAAGGACACAGGACAGGTATTAGTAGAAGTGGGTGATACCAAAAAAACTGTCCTATATAAAGGTTTATGACTGAAATAGAGAATTTGCACAATTTTTGCATCATTACACCAAATACGTGCTTTAAAAAATCTGCCCATTAATTGACTGAACAACAGGAAATCATTCACTAACAAATGTGAtaattcattgattatttaagTTATCTATCATGCAATAAtggaaaacattcaaaacattatCTTTTGGATTTTGTTAACCTAATATATTTTGAGTTCAGACACAAGAAACACCTCATTGATGTCACCTCAGAATTTAGTAATTTATAGACTACACAGCAGTACACGCGGTCTACTGAGATGAATCATTAGATGAAAAACCTAACCTAGTTTCAGTTGCAGTTGTGAGGTGAGATGAACAAACGTTACTATATGGACTACAGCCACAGTGATTTGTCTTAATGGCAACAACAGACAAGCAATTACTGAAAGCAGTTGGGTGCGTTGAACAGGAGCTTGACAACAGACACATACCTAGAATTGGGCACTTCCACCATGCCCAGTTTCCCCCCTGAGAGAACGTTGCTGCTGTATTTGTCTTCCATTTCAGGCTCTCAAAGTCCAACGGTTTAACTCCAGTCGCAGTATTTACATCCCCAATATCCTAAACATAACTGATACCTGAGTGGTGAAATCAAACCGCAGCCCATTTACCGGTGAGGGACGTGACCAGGCTCATTCTTTCGTTTTAACTTAACTAAACCTGTTTAAATAAACTGTACACAGGCTTAAACCTACATTCAGCTGGAAGCTTGGTTAGCCTCTTAACCAGCAAGCTAGCTAGCATCTGGCATGCCAGTTAGATCTTATCTAAAGTTCTTAGCTTCGACACTTCCTCTGTGTAGGGCGTACGTCAAAAGAACACATGAGGTCGCTTCGTTAGAGTAAGATAGTAAACAATTTAAAGACCAACTTTACGACAATAACAGCTGGAGTCCGTagttaaagaataaaacatcCAAGCTGGCTCAAAAGCCAGAGCACTTCCGGACACGGTAAACAGTCCACGTCACGTGCGTGTATTCGTCAGCGTTGCTCATGCGCAGTGGGGGTTGCCTGATGATGACGAAGATGGTTTTGTGGAGATATCAGACCAGACATAAATTACTTTCTGCTGCAGGTAGCAACATGTAAAGTATATTCTCATGGACTTGTGTGTaaaattttacatttcaattaCTGAACATCGCTTTACCATCTCTCATTTTtcaaagtaatttttttaaCCATGTTAATCGGTTCGTCATCTGTCCATATTTTACTCTAGGTGTGGAAgccagtatatatatatatatatatatatatatatatatatatatatatatatatatatatatatatatatatatatatatatatttgtgtgggtgcgtgtgtgtgcatttgtgaaattattacctttttaatttaatttgacacTCATACAATTTGTCAAAAATTACAGACTACTTTGAGATGGAATTTTGGAGATATTTCAAGATATATCATATTTATCTTAAAAATTACATCTCAAGGAGGCTATAATTTTCAATAAATTGTCTAATATTCTGTAATTTGAAGCTTATTTTATTCACTTAGTCCAGTCTTGACAGAGGCTCATTGTCACATACTCATGGGATATGTTGTTGGATCTATTTCAAGTTAAATCAATTTCCTGCTGTCCTGCTTgtatgaggtttttttttttgtcattgccATTTGTTTCTatttcccctcccctcctgcttcagtttcctcctctcccctctcctttaTATCTTTTTCAAAATTAGTTAACTGAGTGGGTTATGATTAAACAGTAACAATGCTGTGAATTAGGCTACAGCTGAGTAAACAAGTGGACAGAAAGATTatcactgtaaaaaacaaaaaaaacaaaaacatgaaagcaGGCGAAGAAACATCAAACAACAGAAGGAAGCTGTATATGTTTTTATTCCTCACGTGGTCTCAcaggaggttttttttaatcacttgttttcctgtgtttgcAATCAATGAGGCGACCTCATCATTGATCCTCATCATGTATGTTAAAATGGACCTATAGATTTGAATGAGGACAAAGTAAAGAACCAGGACCACACTAACATTTTATGAACTAATATCACACGATGAGCATTCAtgaaaatatttaatatatcttccttttttttttaaaattctcaTCATCTTTTGTGTCTTCTGCATCGTTGAGATTAAACTTTTGATATTATTTATGtcaacaaaggaaaacattgtTCCTGACAATGTGAAAAAGCTTATTTTACATGATCAACATATTCTTGTTAGAACAGGGTTATGCTCTGGTTGTTATTGTTGGTGGGATAACATCAAGTCAATAAGATGTTAGTCATGTTAGTCATAACAATTTTGAACAGTGTGATATTTCAGTAGCATCTGGCAGACAGGCCTGCCTCGATTTCCGATAACGTTGTTCCAACTGAATTTCAGTGCGGTCCACACAGTCCAAGCAGGATGTCCCGATAATGTCCCTTAGTTTCCTTCTGTGAAACCGAGACAAAGATGTGGTCAGCTGAGATACTATGTTGTCATTTGTTTCTGCACTGAATGTGTGAACATTTAGTGGAAGTAAAAGTCTGAGCACTTCATTGGTATTTTAGTTTACCAGTATGTCCTCCTGTAGGCTGACATCGTACATGGCCCTGTATTCCTCCAAGATCCTCTTCAGGTCGACCTCAGAGCGGCTCACCATCACCCTGatcagtgtctcctcacaggtGCCGTGGCGCTGTGAGAACATAGCAGAGGCTCGATCACTGCACGCCGTGTTTAATTAAACTGTCCTCCTTCAGTATTTGTATGAAGGTTATACCGTCGCCACAGTCTACATCTGCGTATGGATGGTTGCATAACCAATAACTATAATTAAACAATGCATTCCAGAAGCTGACAATGTTTATGGTGGCCAGAGCTttgaaatgtaacatttgtgATTAGCAAAGTCAGACACATTATTTCAATGAGATTTGGACTGTTTCAACCAAATTACAAAGCCAGCATTGGAGAGAAAGGTACGAAATCTATTAAGACATCCATGATAAATTTTCCATCAAGTTTATCTGGAGTTAAAACAGCTGTTGTGGGCAAAGATTATGTTTTGGTCATAtctgcaaaacagaaaatgaaaatttccCTGAGCAGAGAACTTCTGTGataaagtcacacacacataagcacacacacacactctaatatatacacactgaaaaaatacaaaaactggtAGGAGAGAATCataatacatacattcataGCCAGATGAAGCTTCTCAGCGAAGAAGGCCGGCGTGTTCCAGGCACATTTCACTGAACATCAagagacacagaaacatcatCAGTGAAAGTATGCACCGTCCAGATGTTGCTTAGTGTGACAGCTAACAGCGTTTCTGTGTTTAATCCTGTGTTATGGTTCATCTTGTGAAGTTTTATCTTGGGGCTAAAGCAGTCCATACAAGGTTTCAGACGGTCCCCGAGCTCAAAGTGTGTGAGGTCGTGATGGCCTCGCGCCACATGTTGCAGATTAAATGTGCAGACAGTGTCATTGGGTTTTGGTCTACCTAGTGTTCAAATACGTTGTTTCATGCATTCCTCTTCACTTGCGCTTGTTCAGCTGGAAATAATTGATTAGTGCATTTGAGGTTTTTTTGCACTCCCTGTGTTGATTCTTTATGGAAACCCTTCCTCCTGCCCGGATACCACATGTTGCAAGATTAAAACTTGACAGTAAATAAGCCAAACTATATTTTATGACTTTTATCTTGCTCCACCCTCAGGacaaacagtttatttatttcgGGCTCACAATAGCTAAATCTCCAGCGTGTTTCTCATTTTGTCAGACACTTTTTTCGACTGCTGGCTGATGAACATGGGAACACTGTGAATGAACAGTCAGCCCTTATCAATGTCAACTAGGTTCTTTAACGGTCTAGTGTGTAGGTTCAGGAGGATCGACTAACAGAAAAATGGTATataatattcaacattttagggattcattagtgtataatcacctagAACTAAtatgtgttgtctttttgttaCCTTTGAATGAGCCGTTTATATCTAAAAAGGAAGCCTGGCCTCTTCCACAGAGATGAAGACTGTAAATAAGGCCTAAGTGATGGCCTAGCTTCTCCCACACACTCAGAGGGATAGGGTGATtggaggggtattcagttggttggaatctgcaacctcactgcTTAATGCTACTTAATCCTACTCACTGCACCCTTAAAACCCATTAATACAGGGTTTCAAACCTTAAGTATTCCTGTATAATATTACATATTTATTACTAGATGTGCAACAGTGGCGTGCActgactttttgaagggcaggggcgaaaagaaggggaCTTTAGTgcttgttttggctcccaggagggcactttagcgcatgttttggctcccaggagggcactttagtgcttgttttggctcccaggagggcactttagcgcatgttttggctcccaggagggcactttagcgtatGTTTTTCAATAACTGGGCCACTGATGTGCAACAAGTGGTTGGTTATTATATATAAAGAGATCACCACTTTAGGACAATGAGGATGTGGTTTGATAAGATTTGATTGAGAGATGTCTGGCAAACTAGCCAACAACCCACAAATGTTATTTACTGTATATGCTGCTGAGTCCTGATTGGTGTACAAAGATGcgtaacttctttttttttttttttaacccaaatACTCTTCTAACTCTGTCGAAACGTGTTTTAGTTCATGATGACCCTCTCATAGTGAGAAGCCAATTGAGATAAAGGGTGTTCAGAGCCTTTCAGTCTGTTCTTGACGACCTGGAAATAATGAAATTCTCCTCACCAATGTCGATGAGACAGTCTTCAATGTCTCCCCTCAGCTCCATGTCCAGGGCTTTAGGtagtgtgacatcactgacacaTGCATATTGCTGGAATGCTGGCAGGTAAACAGACAAATGACAGGTGTTTATGGTTACATGGGCCCTGTGTCAGACACAAAGCAGAGATCTCTATAAATACTATTGTAGTCAAAGTATGAAATCATTGCTTAGTGACCAAATTACCAGCGAgctgaaccaaaaaaaaaaatcaaatgacaaCAGCTGTACATAAAGAAGGctacaacagttttttttataaccTTATGATGAGAAAACCATGGACTCCTTAGAATTATTAGAGAAATCAGGCTGACTTTACTCTGTATTGTTTCTACACTGCTGGGTGTGTTCCACCGGTTACATGCAGGACTGTGGTTCCACCTGTTTGTCCGGGTTTTTGCGCTCACTTCGAGGTGAAGGTTTTGGCTGTTTCAGCCTCTTATGAGTCAAACCTAACAGCCGAGGCGTTCACACATTTCAAGCACTCACTCTTCTTGAGTTGCGGCCCGCTGCGTGTCGTCAGGATGTCGATGAAGGCCGAGATGTTGATTCCCTTGGTGTTCTCACCTGCCTCAAACAGAGTCTAAAGGGACACAACAGTAACACGCCAGTTAATACTGTTCTCTTCAGCCTTTTCAACTGAAGGATTAGTGATGTTCTATATTTTTCCTATTGTCAACAATTAATCCCACAAGAATTCTGTGTGTAGCCAAGCTTGACATAATTTACTCCTCTGTGCCAGAGAGCTCCATTGCTGCCCATAAAACTattcaaataaatcaatgtGCCACACACCTTGTACTGTAAATAATCACTAGAACTCTAAATGTTATTAATTCCCCGCTATTAATAGTCCCCTTATAGATGCACAGTTTATTCCTGTTTGAGTAAGGACTGCTAAAAACTGCAGTGCCCAGCTGTTTGAAACAACGTATTTGTCGTCATCAGTACATAtttgatttagttttgtttgacTGTAAGACAAAATATTATCcttcaaatgattattttcatgatatcACCTCGGCGTCCCTTCGGGCCAGGTCATTGTCGACCTCGGTGCTCTCAGCTTTGTTCGCTTTCAACAGGGCCAGAAGGGCCGTGGTGAAGTCCCCGCTGGTTTCATCCTTAATAatgtcctccagctcctctccgTACTCTGAGGGACAGAGAGCATTCCAAAGTGAGACTGCAGTGGCAACAGCTGCAGTTTAAAGGGCTTATTGTCCTCATAATGGGGTGATTACAGTGCTGTATTATCTAGAAATTCAGTGTTGTTTACTGCGGTGTGTGTTGCAGACGGCAAAGGGTGTCAGGCAAATACCTGAGACGTTACatacaatgtttttaaaaaaccttCACGAACTCAGAGCTCAGCTTTTTTTACCGACAAGTAACAGAGCAGATGCAGGTCAAACCTTCTTTGAAGACCCTCTTGATCTCTACAATCTGTTGGTTTGATCGTGTTGCCAGAACCTCCACCAGGATGTCTTCATGTGTGCCCAGACCCTGTTGGGAAAGAGGACATGCTAATACAACAATGTAAAAGGCAGCATTTGTTTTATAGGACTCTTAAACTTCATTACAAGCTAAGTGTTATACAAGCAATACAAATATTAGTGATCGAACTATTATTACATACAAATATTTGAATCTATGCATTGTACTGTGCCATGTTTATTTATCAAGCACATTTCATACGACAGACATAGTCTCAATGTGCATGTCTATTCTACATCTATGGTGATTTATTACAACTAAGTCTAAAGAAAAGCAAAGGCTTGACACAAGAGACCAGAGGGAAGACGGTGCAATCCCTATATTGGCAGGATAAATCTGAGCAGCTTGGTACCTAAACACTACAGTGCTGCCAAGTAGATTAGGTTGTCACCCATGTCTGCGTGTCTGTGCGGTTGGTTGGTCAGcagaattaaacaaaaactactaaaaagaTTTCCaacaaacttggatggaggatgggtctcggcccagaagaGATCCCATTAACATATGTGTGGGtccatggattttttttctctctttatctaACATTGCGAAATAgacttttttgttcatttgtcagggaaaaaaagcattgaTCTTGCTGAATAAAAATCAGGTCTTTATAAGTGCGCATGAAACGAGATTGTTGGGCCTCAGTGGAGTGAGAGCCGTTCTCATTGAAGAATCGGTTGACAAGGTGTGCGAGTTCACAGCAGTTTACTCATCTCATCCTCTACTTATGTAGTTAAGAAGGCCAGCAGCCGAAacctcaaataaaaaaaccttgTAAATTAAGAAAaacggaaagaaaaaaagaaaaaaaaaagagaacaaaaaagcCAGAGCAATTCCACACTGTGAAATGGACAGTAACAACGCATTTGGCATTTTGGGAATACAGAAAATGATTTACCTTTGTGGCCTTCCTGAGCAGGTAGGCATCAAAGTGAGCGGGCGCCATGATCAGAGCCAGAGTGACGTCCTCTAAATCTGACCTGAGAGCCGACTCCAGAGCTTCATCCAGCCTCTGCAACACACGTGGAGCGGCCACACGATTGTATCTTTGCAATTGAAAACAGACTAAGACTGCATtacatgtgtgcgtgtgtgtgagagagtgttttGATGATGTGACGATAACACCTAGCGGCTTTTTAGAAAGACTTGTATGGTATTTTGCGTCCACTTGTGTCCACAGTGGTCCCTGTTCACACAAGTAGTTATGACAGGATAATTGCTATTTGAATTTCCCTTCATTTCCCAGGACTTGCTTGATATATCTCTTcgttgatttatttaaatcagTGAAATGTTCATCTATGACCTGCTCAAATGCAGCTTTGATCACAAATGAAACAGGTATGTAGTTCAACTATCAGTGTGTTAGGAACTGAATTTACATCAGCAGCTTTAATTCTACTGCAGATGACCTGGACTGAATGGCTTGTTGCTGTCACAACGTTGGTCCTCATTTGAGTTGCAAATCTGTAAATGCTCAAAACCATTTACATAGTGAGCTGAGGGGAGGGTCTGCTGGACATCACACGTTTCAAAGACTACTACAGACTTTGACTTTCTGCAGTTTTTGGCTGGTTCTCTGCTTGTTGCTGCCCTGACCAGATGTGACTCTGTCCTCATGAGAAGAGCATTACTCACCTCGCCGGCAGATGCTTCGTAAACTACTTTTATCTTCTGTCTCTGCTCGTTGCTTCTCTTCGCCAGGACGGAAATGATCACGTCCTCTTCCACATCTGTGAGGAAGACAAGATGCTTCACCTTACTTACTTTAACGCATTAGAGCATGGTCTCTAGGTCACAAAAGATGGAGCCTTAAAATCGAGATTTGACTCTTTATCTCGTAAGTATactgaaggaaacaaaaaccaaaGGAGCAGCTTGCAGAATTTGCAGAATTGTTTAAATTGTACACCATCTGCTCAAACATACAGCTCAACCAAGCATGAGTTCATTTATAAGATGAAACATAAGTGAGCACACTCACCTTTACTATTGATGGCGGTCTGGAGAACTGAAGCATCACTGCTGGCATTGAAGTTCGGGTATGGTGCAACTGTTCCGTAATACTTGGGTTTCGGCTTCCCCTTCACCTACAGCCAGAACACATGTTTTAATACCTCAATTCCTGGCTGTGGATCATCGTCAGTTTGGAGGAGGATTTTTGATTCATTCCAGTTTTATCACCGTCAGTAAATCGTTTTACCTCGACATAATAAAAGCATATGAAATCCAAATACTAAGCACTGACAAAAAGCCTCTCCTTGACTTCTCCTAGCTGTTAGTGTTCTTTGTGTGAGGTCATTCAGCTCGTCAGATTTCAGTTTAAATTACAAAACTGTTACATTATATGTTTAAGCCGACAGGTGTATTCTCTTCGTGATGATCTGATACTCACTTTGACGGTGTCATCTTCAGGGTCTCTGTCATGGATGACATTTTTGAAGAATTTTTTGAAGAAGGACATGTTTTACTTGGCTGGTAGATTAAAACCAGACACTAAATCTCTAGAGtaaaagaggaaacagaaatCAAGAGTGTTAAAATGGTTTCATTAgatcttcttcttcatattcaaacactgaaagaaaaaaaaaaaactcacctgTGCTGAAGGAGACCGTCTTTCCACCCAACTGTGCAGATCTCAGGCGTTAGTCACAGTATTTAACTCGCCCTGCCGCGTCTCCACCCATCTCTGCGCAGACGATTTTCCGGGCAGGTGTGTTTCTCACCTGCAGGGGATCAGCCAATCGTCTGCCACCTCTCAGAGGCAGCATTCCTGCGAGGTGACAGTGACAGAGGTTCGGTCCCTTCTGACTGGTTGGGTGACTCTTACAGAATTCTAAATTTGTAAGCGCTTCACCCTTTAATCAAACAACACGGCGCTCACACAGACATGCAGGAAACACTGACGACTAAGATGAAGCTGACTGTAGTTCGTATTTTAAAGGAGCAGGCGGAGTAGGCGccacattgttgttttgttttttgacacaAATACATGACCAAAGTTGATGTCCCGCATTTTTCTCTTGAGCTACATACTGCATACATACCCTGTAATAATAGAATAGGTACCGTTGAAAATAACTATAGTATAGATTCTTTGTAAAATTCTTAATTGTTACCCTCTTGTTTTTACACATCGTTCCTTCGTACCTACATATATGTATTGGTATGTAATGTACTGGTACACTATAACTTCAGAGCACTTGCACACTGTAAATGAAAAAGGAACCAAACTGATTTTACAGACCAGGAAGTACTGCTGCATGtgttaaataaagttgttttttttgaaagaCTGAGCTGTACGAAggctgattaattgattaagtTATGTCACTCGAGTCGGTAGTAGTTGGAGCTGAAGACTACAAGTTTAAGTGACCTTACCATAAAACTGTAACCCGCTCCTCTTGTCTGGCCAGGCTTCTGGCTCCAAAATATATTAGCAGCTACCAGCATACTCCTGAAGTAAAAACTGATGGCAGTGTGGTGGCTGCTACAAAATTACACCCTCCAAGTAAAGATTGGTTCCGTATAAACCTTGCTTTTACTATGTTATGCCTGCCACCGGGTTTGACTTTTACTCGAAACTTACTCGGAAGTGTGTCATGgcgcaacaaaaacagaaagagggCATGTATTTTTCTGGTATCGATCCCCGGGTCACGGTGGAAACACTAGAATAACTGTGGAACCTCTAcattgcaaaacaaaataacacagccgatggaggaggcaaagaaggtaGAGAGGGAAAGCGGAAGAAACTGAGTGAAAACAAGAGTGAACGGACGGGCATCCACTCTATGGGGATGGAGAGTGCTGGTTTCAGATTCTGTGCAGATGTGTTTCACTTTCCCACGGGGATTCGAGGTTGGTTCAAAACCGGTATTCTTTCTGTTAGATCAGCAggtaacaaaacctgcctacttATTAATACAACCAGGTGTCTACTCTCCTGTTTCGTAGTGCTGAGATCAGGGTTTCTCGGTCCAGTTGGTATTCTTTTGGTGTTCTTTTGCTTcggacagtagccaggctgcttAATGTAGCCATGTTCCTAGCGCTTTTGAGGAGAAGGGAAGTTGAAATTTGAATATTTCCACATATTTAGGATAAAATGCAATAACAAATATATATGCATATGAACTGGGCTGCTACAAAGACGTTATGAAAAGATTTTAAACTTTATTCAGAATGATATCATAAATTACAAAGTCGTGTAAGAGAAAGCAAGACAGCCTGAGGCACATATGTCTCAGTCATAGAAAATCCATAAGAATTAACATACAGGATGAATGAAAATGCACAGTACCTGCCCACCTTTACTCAACCGGGCAGGAACATGGATCAACAACACAACCTTCCTTCATGAATCATAAGGTAGTCAAGACCAAGCTGAGCTGTGTAACAGTGCTGTAGTTTACAGTCTATAAAGctgtcattttgttgttgctgatgtCAGGAGGGAAATATGGAgacctgatgaaggtctttATACCTGAAATCTAAACACCTCATTTTTGTGTCTCCTGCTATGAAATGAGGAGATGCAGTGAGCCTTCAGGAATGTGATTTTTCTAAACACTGTTATCTTGGAGGAGGCCCTCTCCCACGGCCTCGGCCTCGGCCGCGGCCTGGACCCGGGCCTGGACCTGGCCCTGGACCCGGCATTCCTCCAGGTCCCCTAGGCCCTGGGGCCCGGTTCACCGGCCCTCGGACGTTGGGATTAGGCGATGCCAGAGCCACATCTTTCTGCAGGTTTACACCTTTACCAGCGGACCCGGGCTTCATCTTAGTCGGCTTTGCTTCCTGCTCTGGTCCCTTTTCTGTTTAGACAGAGACAGTGAAGACATTAAAACCTTTGGATTAGTAATAGATTCACAGACACAACATTTCTTTccaaaattgaaaaaattaatTACAGGCATTCAGTAACATTTCACTTTACAGACATTTCACATAACTGCATAACTGTTGAGGAGTGAACTGACCAGGCTCGGGTGGAGCAGGGGGGGCGAGGGACCTGTTTGGCAGCAGGTCCTCCAAGTCTTTCATGACTTGGTTTGTGCTGTCCGTGTTGTTCCTCCGGTTCTTCTCTTCATCCCGAGCCTAAAcggacagagggaggaagaggggggggaTTGAGCCACATttaggaagacggagaaaataGTTCTGTTAAATGTGTTGTTCTTCATATTGAAGATTGGTCAGGAAGGTATGTACAGGCTACAGCTGATGATGTGGTTCCTATGTAAAGACCTAAAAACCCCACCACAGATCATAAGTTTTCAAAGACTCAGTAATTTCCTAAAAACAGCTGGGTGCTGTAGTTTCAAGCCAACAGgacaaa is a genomic window containing:
- the LOC115592787 gene encoding annexin A1-like codes for the protein MSFFKKFFKNVIHDRDPEDDTVKVKGKPKPKYYGTVAPYPNFNASSDASVLQTAINSKDVEEDVIISVLAKRSNEQRQKIKVVYEASAGERLDEALESALRSDLEDVTLALIMAPAHFDAYLLRKATKGLGTHEDILVEVLATRSNQQIVEIKRVFKEEYGEELEDIIKDETSGDFTTALLALLKANKAESTEVDNDLARRDAETLFEAGENTKGINISAFIDILTTRSGPQLKKTFQQYACVSDVTLPKALDMELRGDIEDCLIDIVKCAWNTPAFFAEKLHLAMNRHGTCEETLIRVMVSRSEVDLKRILEEYRAMYDVSLQEDILKETKGHYRDILLGLCGPH